One Hydrogenophaga crassostreae genomic region harbors:
- the hpaE gene encoding 5-carboxymethyl-2-hydroxymuconate semialdehyde dehydrogenase — MQINHLINGKHVASRDTFETINPATQEVLAEVAAGGEQEINAAVQAAKDAFPAWAGLPATERAKKIRALGDLIAKHVPDIAQMETRDTGQTISQTGKQLIPRASDNFSYFAEMCTRVDGHTYPTPTHLNYTLFHPVGVCALISPWNVPFMTSTWKVAPCLAFGNTAVLKMSELSPLTAARLGELAMEAGIPAGVLNVVHGMGKEAGEPLCSHPDVRAISFTGSTATGNRIVQSAGLKKFSMELGGKSPFVIFDDADLDRALDAAVFMIFSNNGERCTAGSRILVQQSIYADFVAKFTERARRIVVGDPMDEKTTIGPMISQAHLAKVRSYIELGPKEGATMVCGGIDRPSYAPELAPGVQKGNFVWPTVFADVDNRMRIAQEEIFGPVACLIPFKDEADAIQKANDIAYGLSSYVWTENIGKAHRVAAAVEAGMCFVNSQNVRDLRQPFGGSKASGTGREGGTWSYEVFLEPKNVAVSMGSHHIPHWGGL; from the coding sequence ATGCAAATCAACCACCTCATCAATGGCAAACATGTCGCCAGCCGCGACACCTTCGAAACCATCAATCCGGCCACGCAAGAGGTGCTGGCCGAAGTGGCCGCAGGTGGCGAACAGGAAATCAACGCGGCGGTGCAAGCCGCGAAAGACGCTTTCCCCGCCTGGGCCGGATTGCCGGCCACCGAGCGCGCGAAGAAGATTCGAGCGCTGGGCGATTTGATCGCCAAGCATGTGCCCGACATCGCGCAGATGGAAACGCGGGACACCGGGCAGACGATTTCCCAAACCGGCAAACAGCTGATCCCCCGTGCGTCCGACAACTTCTCGTACTTCGCCGAGATGTGCACCCGCGTGGACGGCCATACCTACCCCACGCCCACGCACTTGAACTACACGCTGTTTCACCCGGTTGGGGTGTGTGCGCTGATCAGCCCGTGGAACGTGCCTTTCATGACATCGACCTGGAAGGTCGCACCGTGTCTGGCCTTTGGCAACACGGCGGTGTTGAAGATGAGCGAGCTTTCGCCTTTGACCGCAGCGCGGTTGGGCGAGTTGGCGATGGAGGCGGGTATTCCGGCCGGTGTGCTCAACGTCGTACACGGCATGGGCAAAGAGGCTGGCGAGCCGCTCTGTTCGCATCCCGACGTGCGTGCCATCTCGTTCACCGGCTCCACCGCCACGGGCAACCGCATCGTGCAGTCTGCGGGCCTGAAAAAGTTCAGCATGGAGCTCGGTGGCAAGAGCCCTTTCGTGATTTTCGACGACGCCGATCTCGACCGCGCGCTGGATGCCGCGGTCTTCATGATCTTCAGCAACAACGGCGAGCGCTGCACGGCGGGTAGCCGCATCCTGGTGCAGCAAAGCATCTACGCCGACTTCGTGGCGAAGTTCACCGAGCGCGCCAGGCGCATCGTGGTCGGCGACCCGATGGACGAGAAAACCACCATCGGGCCCATGATCAGCCAGGCTCATCTGGCCAAGGTGCGCAGCTACATCGAGCTGGGCCCGAAAGAGGGCGCCACGATGGTGTGCGGCGGCATTGATCGCCCAAGCTATGCGCCCGAGCTCGCGCCCGGTGTGCAAAAAGGCAACTTCGTCTGGCCCACCGTGTTCGCCGATGTGGACAACCGCATGCGCATTGCCCAGGAAGAAATCTTTGGCCCCGTCGCCTGCCTGATCCCGTTCAAGGACGAGGCCGATGCGATCCAGAAGGCCAACGACATTGCCTACGGCCTGTCCAGCTATGTGTGGACCGAAAACATTGGAAAAGCCCACCGCGTTGCCGCCGCGGTTGAAGCCGGCATGTGTTTTGTGAACAGCCAGAACGTGCGCGACCTGCGCCAACCCTTCGGCGGCAGCAAGGCCAGCGGCACGGGACGCGAAGGTGGCACCTGGAGCTACGAGGTGTTCCTCGAACCGAAAAACGTAGCGGTGTCGATGGGGTCGCACCACATTCCACACTGGGGTGGACTGTGA
- the hpaD gene encoding 3,4-dihydroxyphenylacetate 2,3-dioxygenase, producing MGKLALVGKITHVPSMYLSELPGPRQGTRQAAIDGHLEIRRRCLELGVDTIVVFDTHWLVNANYHINCAPHFQGNYTSNELPHFISNMAYEIPGNPVLGKLLAQACNEHGVETLAHDATTLAPEYGTLVPMRYMNADQHFKAVSVSALCTVHYLNDSARLGWAMRKAVEDHYDGTVAFLASGSLSHRFAQNGLAPDFAHRIWSPFLETLDKRVVEMWEQGEWKDFCEMLPEYAAKGHGEGFMHDTAMMLGALGWSEYQGNCEVLTPYFGASGTGQINAVFPVEPVTGSAIPLAQASRADGYTSVATRL from the coding sequence ATGGGAAAACTCGCACTCGTCGGGAAGATCACGCACGTTCCTTCGATGTACCTCAGCGAGCTGCCTGGCCCGCGCCAGGGCACGCGGCAGGCCGCCATCGACGGCCATCTGGAAATTCGACGCCGCTGCCTTGAACTCGGCGTGGACACCATTGTGGTGTTTGACACCCACTGGCTGGTCAACGCGAATTACCACATCAACTGCGCGCCCCACTTCCAGGGCAACTACACCAGCAACGAACTGCCGCATTTCATCAGCAACATGGCCTATGAAATTCCTGGCAACCCGGTGCTCGGCAAATTGCTGGCCCAGGCGTGCAACGAACATGGCGTCGAGACACTGGCGCACGATGCCACCACCCTCGCCCCCGAGTACGGCACCCTGGTGCCCATGCGCTACATGAATGCCGACCAGCATTTCAAGGCGGTCTCGGTGTCGGCTTTGTGCACGGTGCACTACCTGAACGACAGCGCGCGCCTGGGCTGGGCCATGCGCAAAGCCGTGGAAGACCACTACGACGGCACCGTGGCCTTCCTCGCCAGCGGCTCCTTGAGCCACCGCTTTGCACAGAACGGCCTCGCGCCTGATTTTGCCCACCGCATCTGGAGCCCGTTTTTGGAGACGCTGGACAAACGGGTGGTCGAGATGTGGGAGCAGGGCGAGTGGAAAGATTTCTGCGAGATGCTGCCCGAGTACGCGGCCAAGGGCCATGGCGAAGGCTTCATGCACGACACTGCGATGATGCTGGGCGCGCTGGGCTGGAGCGAATACCAGGGCAATTGCGAAGTGCTCACCCCATATTTCGGCGCCTCGGGTACCGGGCAGATCAACGCTGTCTTTCCGGTCGAGCCGGTCACGGGTTCGGCCATTCCACTGGCCCAGGCTTCTCGCGCCGATGGCTACACCTCGGTTGCCACGCGCCTCTGA
- a CDS encoding 5-carboxymethyl-2-hydroxymuconate isomerase, with product MPHLVVLYTPNLDKPAADGGLDMSGLCRALCDAMLTVHDEQDRQVFPTGGTRVLAYPAAHFALADGGAAGEAAGQGGDYAFVYMNLRMAKGRSAEVHRRVGDVLDACVKQRFAEQLARRPIGITVQVDEGHEVADAKTSSLHPLFQKKD from the coding sequence ATGCCTCATCTCGTTGTTCTCTACACCCCCAACCTCGACAAGCCTGCCGCCGACGGAGGCCTCGACATGAGCGGCCTCTGCCGCGCCTTGTGCGACGCCATGCTCACCGTGCACGATGAGCAAGACCGCCAGGTGTTCCCCACCGGGGGCACGCGCGTGCTCGCCTACCCGGCGGCCCATTTCGCCCTGGCCGATGGTGGCGCCGCCGGTGAGGCGGCGGGCCAGGGCGGTGACTACGCATTTGTCTACATGAACCTGCGCATGGCCAAGGGCCGCAGCGCCGAGGTGCACCGGCGCGTGGGTGATGTGCTCGATGCCTGCGTGAAGCAGCGCTTCGCCGAGCAGCTCGCCAGGCGACCCATTGGCATCACCGTGCAAGTCGACGAAGGGCACGAAGTGGCCGATGCCAAAACCAGTTCCCTGCACCCCTTGTTTCAAAAAAAGGATTGA
- the hpaH gene encoding 2-oxo-hept-4-ene-1,7-dioate hydratase translates to MLSPERIAELAAELLQSQRTRVQVEHFSKRYPEMTVEDGYRIGRAWVDLEKAEGRKVIGHKIGLTSRAMQIASQITEPDYGTLLDRMLYTAKAGEVLDIPMADFILPRVEVELAFVLKAPLTGPNVTVEDVLAATDYMTPAIEIIDARIEQADRHTKVMRKVYDTISDNAANAGIVIGAGDPAFKADPRAVNRPWCGAILRQNGVVEETGLAAGVQGDPAIGIAWLANRLAPWGERLEAGEIVLAGSFTRPVAAKTGDLFEADYGPLGCLQFRFI, encoded by the coding sequence ATGTTGAGCCCCGAACGCATTGCCGAACTGGCCGCCGAACTGCTGCAATCGCAGCGCACGCGCGTCCAGGTCGAGCACTTCTCCAAGCGCTACCCGGAGATGACCGTCGAAGACGGTTACCGCATCGGCCGCGCCTGGGTCGATCTGGAAAAGGCGGAGGGGCGCAAGGTGATCGGCCACAAGATTGGTCTCACCAGCCGCGCCATGCAAATCGCCTCACAGATCACCGAGCCCGATTACGGCACCTTGCTGGACCGCATGCTCTACACGGCCAAGGCGGGTGAAGTGCTGGACATTCCCATGGCGGACTTCATCCTGCCGCGTGTCGAAGTCGAGCTGGCCTTTGTGCTGAAGGCGCCGCTGACCGGTCCGAACGTCACGGTGGAAGACGTGCTGGCCGCGACCGATTACATGACACCCGCGATTGAAATCATCGACGCGCGCATTGAGCAGGCCGATCGCCACACCAAGGTGATGCGCAAGGTCTACGACACCATCAGCGACAACGCGGCCAACGCCGGCATCGTCATCGGCGCTGGCGACCCAGCTTTCAAGGCAGACCCGCGTGCGGTCAACCGGCCCTGGTGCGGGGCCATACTGCGGCAAAACGGCGTGGTCGAAGAAACCGGCCTGGCCGCCGGCGTGCAGGGTGACCCGGCCATTGGCATCGCCTGGCTGGCCAATCGCCTCGCGCCTTGGGGTGAACGGCTGGAAGCGGGTGAAATCGTTCTCGCAGGTTCGTTCACGCGGCCTGTGGCAGCAAAAACCGGTGATCTGTTTGAAGCCGATTACGGCCCCCTCGGTTGTTTGCAATTCCGTTTCATTTGA
- a CDS encoding aldolase/citrate lyase family protein, protein MKTPVNPFKQALAERRAQIGFWVGMANGLSAEICAGAGFDWLLIDGEHSPNGLQDLLAQAQAIAAYPETHAIARVPTGDAVLIKQYLDVGLQTLLVPMVDTAEAAAHLVKACRYPQDDGKGGIRGMAGGRASRWGRYPNYAKEANGQVCLLVQVETTEALGNLDAIAATPGVDGVFIGPADLSASMGHIGQPGHPEVQAAIEDAIARILRAGKAPGILTTDEAQAQHYLSLGAVFVAVGLDTQMLARHTSALAARFKASANATNELPKGSVY, encoded by the coding sequence ATGAAAACCCCTGTGAATCCCTTCAAGCAGGCGCTGGCCGAGCGTCGCGCGCAAATCGGCTTTTGGGTCGGCATGGCCAACGGCCTCAGTGCCGAAATCTGCGCCGGTGCGGGTTTCGACTGGCTGCTGATCGATGGTGAGCATTCGCCCAATGGTTTGCAGGACCTGCTCGCGCAGGCGCAAGCCATTGCCGCGTATCCCGAAACCCACGCCATCGCCCGCGTGCCCACTGGCGATGCAGTTTTGATCAAGCAATACCTCGATGTGGGCCTGCAAACCCTGCTGGTGCCCATGGTGGACACCGCCGAGGCCGCCGCCCATTTGGTCAAGGCTTGCCGCTATCCGCAAGACGACGGCAAGGGTGGCATTCGAGGCATGGCCGGTGGCCGCGCGTCGCGTTGGGGGCGTTACCCGAACTACGCCAAAGAGGCGAACGGGCAGGTGTGCTTGCTGGTGCAGGTGGAAACCACGGAGGCTTTGGGCAACCTCGATGCCATCGCCGCCACGCCGGGGGTGGACGGGGTGTTCATCGGCCCGGCCGACTTGTCTGCCTCCATGGGCCATATCGGCCAACCGGGTCACCCCGAAGTGCAGGCAGCCATCGAAGACGCGATCGCTCGCATCTTGCGCGCCGGCAAGGCGCCCGGCATTCTGACCACCGACGAGGCGCAGGCGCAGCACTACCTGTCGCTGGGCGCGGTGTTTGTGGCCGTGGGGCTCGATACCCAAATGCTTGCGCGCCATACGAGTGCATTGGCGGCGCGCTTCAAGGCCAGTGCGAACGCAACGAATGAACTGCCCAAGGGCAGCGTGTATTAG
- a CDS encoding 2-dehydropantoate 2-reductase gives MGEASFNKVAIVGAGAIGGWMGVHLAQAGCALSVLARGDTLATLQRDGLQMRSGDASVTVPVRASNDAAALGVQDLVVIAVKAPSLPSVAQQIAPLVGPDTVVLTAMNGVPWWFLDGFGGALAGKALASVDPTGDIAQAIPAKHVIGCVVHASCSLDAPGVVRHHFGDGLIVGEPGGGLTDRVQALAALLQKAGFKATASPQIQKDIWYKLWGNMTVNPISALTGATTDLILGDDLVRGFVSAVMIEAKAIGEHIGIPIDQQPEDRHAVTRKLGAFKTSMLQDVEAGKPVELDGLVSAVRELGQLTGVATPFTDALLGLSRLQARCLGLYPD, from the coding sequence ATGGGTGAAGCAAGTTTCAACAAAGTGGCCATCGTGGGTGCTGGCGCCATAGGTGGCTGGATGGGGGTGCATCTGGCGCAGGCCGGGTGTGCGCTGAGCGTTTTGGCGCGGGGCGATACGCTGGCCACTTTGCAGCGCGATGGCTTGCAGATGCGTTCGGGTGACGCCAGCGTCACGGTGCCGGTTCGGGCCTCGAACGATGCGGCGGCATTGGGTGTGCAGGACCTGGTGGTGATCGCCGTCAAGGCGCCGTCACTGCCTTCGGTGGCCCAGCAAATCGCACCATTGGTGGGGCCTGACACCGTGGTGTTGACTGCGATGAATGGCGTGCCCTGGTGGTTTCTGGATGGTTTTGGCGGCGCGCTGGCCGGCAAAGCGCTGGCGTCTGTGGACCCCACCGGGGACATCGCCCAGGCTATTCCTGCGAAGCACGTGATCGGTTGCGTGGTGCACGCCAGTTGCTCGCTGGACGCCCCCGGCGTGGTGCGACACCATTTTGGCGACGGCCTGATCGTGGGCGAACCGGGCGGCGGTTTGACCGACCGCGTGCAGGCCTTGGCGGCCCTGCTGCAAAAGGCCGGCTTCAAGGCCACCGCGTCGCCGCAGATTCAAAAAGACATCTGGTACAAGCTGTGGGGCAACATGACGGTCAACCCGATCAGCGCGCTGACCGGCGCCACCACCGACCTCATTCTGGGCGACGATCTGGTGCGCGGGTTTGTGTCAGCGGTCATGATCGAAGCCAAGGCCATTGGTGAACACATTGGCATCCCGATCGACCAGCAGCCCGAAGACCGCCATGCCGTGACGCGCAAGCTGGGGGCTTTCAAGACCTCGATGCTGCAAGACGTTGAGGCGGGCAAGCCGGTGGAGCTGGATGGTCTGGTTTCAGCGGTGCGCGAGCTCGGGCAGTTGACTGGCGTGGCCACGCCATTCACCGACGCCTTGCTGGGCTTGAGCCGATTGCAGGCCCGTTGCCTGGGTCTGTACCCCGACTGA
- a CDS encoding helix-turn-helix transcriptional regulator, whose protein sequence is MSAIWNLHPPRGDAVLPATAVAALLDVVSSPFCADALLRAVQAVVPVDYLSLVSIQRDLPELVEGSASRPHERSVVTRCFGIYRRHYFRRDAILPLATQLHHQPASDGGLALHCRADELPDAGWRSDIYEQEHLTDRFTLLHAPSPGSVQAIHLYRDERQGRFRSQEVARLLDLAPLLRRAHAAWWTGSVALNTRPARVVECEQRLQRIAPSLSARERSVCARIAEGLSAKGIAADLNVAPSTVITLRKRAYQKLADARLPANRLGLAQLLN, encoded by the coding sequence ATGTCAGCCATCTGGAATTTGCACCCTCCCCGCGGTGATGCGGTCCTGCCTGCAACCGCAGTTGCAGCGCTGCTCGATGTGGTGTCTTCGCCCTTTTGCGCCGACGCGTTGCTGCGGGCGGTTCAGGCGGTTGTGCCGGTGGACTATCTCTCCCTGGTGAGCATTCAGCGCGACTTGCCCGAGCTGGTTGAAGGCAGTGCTTCTCGGCCGCACGAGCGCTCGGTGGTGACGCGGTGTTTTGGCATTTACCGGCGCCACTATTTCAGGCGCGATGCCATCCTTCCGCTGGCCACCCAGTTGCACCATCAACCGGCGAGCGATGGTGGTTTGGCGCTGCATTGTCGGGCCGACGAGCTGCCTGACGCTGGCTGGCGATCGGACATCTATGAGCAGGAACACCTGACCGATCGCTTCACGCTGCTGCATGCGCCGTCGCCGGGCAGTGTGCAGGCCATTCACCTGTACCGCGACGAACGCCAGGGGCGATTCCGGTCGCAAGAAGTGGCGCGATTGCTCGATCTGGCGCCACTGCTGCGCCGAGCCCACGCTGCGTGGTGGACGGGCAGCGTGGCGCTGAACACGCGCCCTGCGCGTGTCGTTGAGTGCGAACAGCGACTCCAGCGGATCGCACCATCGCTCTCGGCCCGCGAACGATCCGTGTGTGCGCGCATCGCGGAAGGCCTGAGCGCAAAGGGCATCGCTGCCGACCTGAATGTGGCCCCTTCCACCGTGATCACCTTGCGCAAACGGGCCTACCAGAAGCTGGCCGACGCGAGGTTGCCAGCCAATCGCCTTGGCCTTGCGCAACTGCTGAATTGA
- a CDS encoding aromatic ring-hydroxylating dioxygenase subunit alpha produces MWLRNCWYVIAWGHEVPAAESPQLFTRTVLGEPVLVYRTLGGDLVAMEDRCCHRHAPLSEGRREGDSVRCGYHGLKFEPSGRCSEIPGFDTVPVKACVRIYPVAQKNNWIFVWMGDPVQADVALLPDNFSCESPDWQHKPGYMHYDTPYLLICDNLLDFSHLSYVHEKSLGGTTRIAQAKPEITTVPGATAEWPQMGIRVSRRVADVPAPPFYQRFRQFDTNLDRWFDYEFLLPATLLMHSGGCPTGGQSDDPATSVRLHSCQTLTPETATSTHYFFQQSHPVNEGDNSVTESIYNSLIDAFNEDRDMITAQFRNIAFDPERPMMPLGMDAALTRFRRLLEGRITAERHAMNQPHPSLSTPVAS; encoded by the coding sequence ATGTGGCTGCGCAATTGCTGGTACGTCATCGCCTGGGGCCACGAAGTCCCCGCCGCGGAGAGCCCCCAACTATTTACCCGTACCGTGCTCGGCGAGCCGGTGCTGGTGTACCGAACGCTCGGGGGAGATCTGGTGGCGATGGAGGACCGCTGTTGCCACCGCCATGCCCCGCTGTCTGAGGGACGCCGGGAGGGTGACAGTGTGCGCTGTGGCTACCACGGGCTGAAGTTCGAACCTTCCGGTCGGTGCAGCGAGATTCCCGGCTTCGACACTGTACCGGTCAAGGCCTGCGTTCGCATTTACCCTGTGGCCCAAAAGAACAACTGGATTTTTGTCTGGATGGGGGATCCGGTCCAGGCCGATGTTGCATTGCTGCCCGACAACTTTTCTTGCGAAAGCCCTGACTGGCAGCACAAACCGGGCTACATGCACTACGACACGCCCTACCTGCTTATCTGCGACAACTTGCTTGATTTTTCGCATCTCAGCTATGTGCATGAAAAGAGTTTGGGCGGCACAACTCGAATCGCCCAGGCCAAACCAGAGATCACGACCGTGCCGGGGGCGACGGCCGAGTGGCCTCAGATGGGGATCAGGGTTTCGCGCCGTGTGGCCGATGTGCCAGCGCCGCCGTTTTACCAACGTTTTCGCCAGTTCGACACCAACCTCGATCGCTGGTTTGACTACGAATTCCTGTTGCCGGCCACGCTGCTCATGCACTCCGGCGGCTGTCCAACGGGCGGTCAATCCGATGACCCCGCCACTTCTGTCAGGCTGCACAGCTGCCAGACGTTGACGCCCGAGACCGCAACCTCAACGCACTACTTCTTCCAGCAATCGCACCCGGTCAACGAAGGCGACAACAGCGTGACAGAGAGCATCTACAACAGCCTGATTGACGCCTTCAACGAAGACCGCGACATGATCACGGCGCAATTCCGGAACATCGCGTTCGATCCCGAGAGACCCATGATGCCGCTGGGCATGGACGCCGCGCTGACGCGGTTCCGTCGTTTGCTTGAGGGCCGCATCACCGCCGAACGTCATGCCATGAACCAGCCCCATCCGAGCCTGTCAACGCCGGTCGCCTCTTGA
- a CDS encoding TRAP transporter substrate-binding protein, whose protein sequence is MKNHFPRLAALSVVCVAAGATQAQTVLQVSTWLPPSHAATLAQNQWCDAVEKGTQGSVKCNLLPKAVTAPPGTFDAVRDGLADVSYTVDGYTPGRFVFTQVAEFPFLGDSSTATSVAYQRIYDKYFAPLGEHRGVKALAVFTHGPGIIFSVKEPVSSVADAARMKFRIGGGNINELSKLMGWNTTLKPATSSFELLSTGVMDGTFFPDESLQSMRLSMVKYATTFPGGLYNTSFVFMMNEAKYNSLKPQERAVIDKVSGESAARLFAAGWDRTDAESRDIQKQTGVQRQMANSAFVAEVKKKQAALEDRWVETAESRGLKNAKAVLDEFRAEVQKVK, encoded by the coding sequence ATGAAGAACCATTTCCCTCGACTCGCAGCGCTCTCAGTGGTCTGTGTTGCGGCAGGCGCCACCCAGGCGCAGACCGTGCTGCAGGTATCCACCTGGTTGCCACCTTCGCATGCCGCCACCCTTGCCCAGAACCAATGGTGTGACGCGGTGGAAAAGGGAACCCAAGGCAGTGTGAAGTGCAACCTGCTGCCCAAGGCGGTTACCGCCCCGCCTGGCACGTTCGATGCAGTGCGCGACGGTCTGGCCGATGTGTCCTACACCGTGGATGGATACACGCCTGGTCGGTTCGTGTTCACCCAGGTTGCCGAATTTCCGTTTTTGGGCGACTCCTCCACGGCCACCTCTGTGGCCTACCAGCGGATCTATGACAAATACTTCGCGCCGCTGGGGGAACACCGCGGCGTCAAAGCGCTGGCTGTTTTCACGCACGGTCCAGGCATCATTTTTTCTGTCAAAGAGCCGGTTTCCAGCGTAGCCGATGCAGCCAGGATGAAGTTTCGCATTGGCGGCGGCAACATCAATGAGTTGTCCAAACTCATGGGGTGGAACACCACGTTGAAGCCCGCCACCTCGTCGTTTGAATTGTTGTCCACGGGTGTGATGGACGGTACATTCTTTCCCGACGAGTCCTTGCAGTCCATGCGTTTGAGCATGGTGAAATACGCGACCACTTTTCCCGGCGGTCTGTACAACACCAGTTTCGTTTTCATGATGAACGAGGCCAAGTACAACAGCCTCAAACCGCAAGAGCGGGCGGTGATCGACAAAGTCTCCGGGGAATCTGCTGCGCGCCTGTTCGCCGCCGGCTGGGACCGAACCGATGCCGAATCCCGCGACATTCAGAAGCAAACCGGCGTGCAGAGGCAGATGGCCAACAGCGCGTTTGTGGCTGAAGTGAAAAAGAAGCAAGCCGCGCTGGAGGACCGTTGGGTGGAGACAGCTGAATCGCGTGGCCTGAAAAATGCGAAAGCGGTACTGGACGAATTCCGTGCAGAGGTTCAAAAGGTGAAATGA
- a CDS encoding MarC family protein: MDFKPLITLLAIVNPLAIVPFFIHYTQGFSSAQRKRTILVAAFSAFTVIAICAIIGLQILEFFGISLASFQVGGGLLLLTSALSMLNAQPAEAKVTQEEMDDAAAARTSVAVVPLTIPLLTGPAAMSTVVIYADQAKTFFQHAALVGYGLVIGLATAICFAAAKPIARFLGQTGINVMTRLMGLILAALSVEVMTAGLIKLFPALVG; encoded by the coding sequence ATGGACTTCAAGCCCCTCATCACCCTGCTGGCCATCGTCAACCCCTTGGCGATCGTGCCGTTCTTTATCCACTACACGCAGGGGTTCAGCTCGGCGCAGCGCAAACGCACCATCCTGGTTGCGGCCTTCAGCGCCTTCACCGTGATCGCGATCTGCGCCATCATCGGCCTGCAAATTCTGGAGTTTTTCGGCATTTCGCTGGCCAGCTTTCAGGTCGGCGGCGGCCTGCTGCTGCTGACCTCGGCGCTCTCCATGCTCAACGCGCAGCCTGCGGAAGCCAAAGTGACCCAGGAAGAAATGGACGACGCCGCCGCCGCCCGCACCTCGGTGGCCGTGGTCCCGCTCACCATCCCGTTGCTGACCGGGCCTGCCGCGATGTCCACCGTGGTGATCTACGCCGACCAGGCCAAAACCTTCTTCCAGCACGCCGCCCTGGTCGGCTACGGCCTGGTGATCGGCCTGGCCACCGCCATCTGTTTCGCCGCCGCCAAACCCATTGCCCGCTTTCTGGGCCAGACCGGCATCAACGTGATGACACGGCTGATGGGCTTGATCCTGGCAGCGCTGTCCGTGGAGGTCATGACCGCCGGGCTGATCAAGTTGTTCCCGGCGCTCGTGGGTTGA
- a CDS encoding MaoC family dehydratase, giving the protein MTATTPEQSPHIKYWWEDLDIGQTRDLGTISPTREEIIAFASQFDPQPFHLSDEGGKASVFGALSASGWHTCAMAMRLMVTNFLHESSSLGSPGLESLKWTKPVYPGDVLRLQHTITEKRPMSKRPDVGLVRTVWEMFNQHGDKVLHMEGYGMFRLKSPPRSAAARVAAPEGG; this is encoded by the coding sequence ATGACCGCCACCACACCCGAACAAAGCCCCCACATCAAATACTGGTGGGAAGACCTGGACATCGGTCAGACCCGGGACCTCGGCACGATATCGCCCACCCGTGAAGAGATCATCGCCTTCGCCAGCCAGTTCGACCCACAACCCTTTCACCTCAGCGATGAAGGCGGCAAGGCCTCGGTCTTCGGCGCCTTGAGCGCCAGTGGCTGGCACACCTGCGCCATGGCCATGCGCCTGATGGTGACCAACTTCCTGCACGAGAGTTCGAGCCTGGGCTCGCCCGGGCTGGAGAGCCTGAAATGGACCAAGCCGGTCTACCCCGGCGATGTTCTGCGCCTGCAGCACACCATCACCGAGAAGCGCCCCATGAGCAAGCGGCCCGACGTGGGCTTGGTGCGCACGGTCTGGGAAATGTTCAACCAGCATGGCGACAAGGTCTTGCACATGGAGGGCTACGGCATGTTTAGATTGAAGTCGCCCCCACGCTCCGCCGCTGCGCGGGTCGCTGCCCCCGAAGGGGGCTGA
- a CDS encoding SDR family oxidoreductase, which produces MNQALLVTGGSRGIGAATALLAARSGWSVAVNYAANSLAADEVVRAIRADGGTAMAVQADVADEAQVLAMFQKIDAKFGPLGGLVNNAGVVDVSARLDEMSVARWRRMFDINVIGAMLCAREAVRRMSTRHGGQGGAIVNVSSAASRLGSPGQYVDYAAAKGAIDTFTIGLAKEVAAEGIRVNAVRPGLIDTEIHASGGLPSRVKDLQHLVPMQRGGTANEVAQSIVWLLSNAASYTTMSLLDVSGGR; this is translated from the coding sequence ATGAATCAAGCACTGTTGGTGACCGGCGGCAGCCGGGGCATCGGCGCGGCCACAGCCCTGCTGGCGGCGCGCTCGGGCTGGTCGGTGGCGGTGAACTACGCGGCCAACTCGCTGGCGGCCGACGAAGTGGTGCGCGCCATCCGCGCCGATGGCGGCACCGCCATGGCCGTGCAGGCCGATGTGGCCGATGAGGCGCAGGTGCTCGCCATGTTCCAGAAGATCGACGCCAAGTTCGGGCCGCTGGGTGGCCTGGTGAACAACGCCGGCGTGGTGGACGTGAGCGCCCGGCTGGACGAAATGAGCGTGGCGCGCTGGCGGCGCATGTTCGACATCAACGTGATCGGCGCCATGCTCTGCGCGCGCGAGGCGGTTCGCCGCATGAGCACCCGTCATGGGGGCCAGGGTGGCGCCATCGTCAACGTGTCCAGCGCCGCGTCGCGCCTGGGCTCGCCGGGCCAGTACGTGGACTATGCAGCGGCCAAAGGCGCGATCGACACCTTCACGATTGGCCTGGCCAAAGAGGTCGCGGCCGAGGGCATCCGCGTCAATGCCGTGCGCCCGGGCCTGATTGACACCGAGATCCACGCTTCTGGCGGCTTGCCCAGCCGCGTCAAAGACCTGCAGCACCTGGTGCCCATGCAACGCGGCGGCACGGCCAATGAGGTGGCGCAGTCCATCGTCTGGCTGCTTTCGAATGCCGCCAGCTACACCACCATGAGCCTGCTTGACGTTTCCGGAGGAAGATGA